The following coding sequences are from one Achromobacter sp. B7 window:
- a CDS encoding acyl-CoA dehydrogenase family protein yields MIEPLDLTPIPARDEALRADIRAFLTDTLDGLEPDERARSWMGFDAGFSRQLAERGWLGLTLPREFGGADRGHFARFVLSEELLGAGAPVSAHWIADRQSAPLILKVGTPAQKAFYLPRICRAEAFFCIGMSEPGSGSDLASIRTRAEPMPGGWRLNGSKIWTTNAHRSHYMIALVRTSGSAQDRHQGLSQLIVDLSLPGVSVRQIQDLTGDAHFSEVFFDNVELPDDALIGEEGAGWAQVNAELAFERSGPERLYSSVALLECWLTHCRALSGDAVDRATLGAILSQMAVLRAMSLAVAGKLAAGGSPATEAALVKDLGTELEQQIPRLLGDALGRHPNLPPPLPLLRTLTYLEQVAPTFSLRGGTREILRGIIARGLGLR; encoded by the coding sequence ATGATCGAACCGCTGGACCTGACCCCCATCCCCGCCCGCGACGAAGCGCTGCGCGCGGATATCCGCGCCTTTCTGACGGACACGCTGGACGGGTTGGAGCCGGATGAACGCGCGCGGTCCTGGATGGGGTTTGACGCGGGCTTCAGTCGCCAGCTTGCCGAACGCGGCTGGCTGGGCCTGACGTTGCCGCGCGAATTCGGTGGCGCTGACCGAGGCCATTTCGCGCGTTTCGTGCTGTCCGAGGAATTGCTGGGCGCGGGCGCGCCGGTATCGGCGCACTGGATCGCCGACCGCCAAAGCGCCCCCTTGATCCTGAAGGTCGGTACCCCCGCCCAAAAGGCGTTTTACCTGCCGCGCATCTGCCGCGCCGAGGCGTTCTTTTGCATCGGCATGAGCGAACCGGGATCAGGCTCGGACCTGGCCAGCATCCGCACGCGGGCAGAGCCGATGCCTGGCGGTTGGCGCTTGAACGGCAGCAAGATCTGGACCACCAACGCGCACCGCTCGCACTACATGATTGCGCTGGTGCGCACGTCGGGCTCGGCCCAGGACCGGCACCAGGGTCTGTCGCAGCTGATCGTGGACCTGTCGCTACCCGGCGTGTCGGTGCGGCAGATTCAAGACTTGACCGGCGATGCGCATTTCTCGGAAGTGTTCTTCGACAACGTGGAATTGCCGGACGATGCGTTGATCGGTGAAGAAGGCGCGGGCTGGGCGCAGGTCAATGCCGAATTGGCGTTCGAGCGCAGCGGCCCGGAACGGTTGTATTCCAGCGTTGCGCTGCTTGAATGCTGGTTAACGCACTGCCGCGCCTTGTCGGGCGACGCCGTGGACCGCGCGACCTTGGGCGCCATCTTGTCGCAGATGGCGGTGTTGCGGGCGATGTCGCTGGCGGTGGCGGGCAAATTGGCCGCGGGCGGCAGCCCGGCCACCGAAGCGGCGCTGGTGAAGGACTTGGGCACGGAACTGGAGCAGCAAATTCCCCGCCTGCTCGGCGACGCGCTGGGCCGTCACCCCAACCTGCCGCCCCCATTGCCCCTGCTGCGCACGCTGACGTACCTGGAACAGGTTGCGCCCACGTTCTCGCTGCGCGGCGGCACCCGT